A window of the Arachis duranensis cultivar V14167 chromosome 5, aradu.V14167.gnm2.J7QH, whole genome shotgun sequence genome harbors these coding sequences:
- the LOC107487735 gene encoding cyclin-D3-2, which yields MKQTTNNATNTNTLSALNMNMPHTQEDEEEEEEEEEEEEEEEEEEDDDSPSFFDALLCEEEKNILDDDDDNHQSSLLMDNREHDHILSLLSKETHTHTIHAFLEAPRNDAVSWISKVSCFYGFTPLTTVLAVNYFDRFVTSLTFQRDKPWMTQLTALACLSLAAKMEEIHVPLLLDLQVEEPKFLFEAKTVQRMELLVLSTLQWRMNPVTPISFFEHIVRRIGLHWEFLWRCQRVLLSVIPNSRFMGYLPSTLAAATMIHVIKEIEPLNAMEYINQLMGLLKTSEEQVNECYKHIVKQLVLNHEGIYNVCQKRKRISEPSSPGGVIDASFSCDSSNDSWTAASLISPSLSMEPMFKRSRAPDQQMRFATVNRVSINVIDSPP from the exons ATGAAACAAACAACAAACAATGCaacaaacacaaacaccttaTCTGCTTTGAACATGAACATGCCTCACAcacaagaagatgaagaagaagaagaagaagaagaagaagaagaagaagaagaagaagaagaggaggatgaTGATTCTCCCTCCTTCTTCGATGCTCTTCTCTGCGAAGAAGAGAAGAACATTctcgatgatgatgatgacaaccACCAAAGCAGCCTTCTCATGGACAATCGGGAACACGACCAcatcctctctcttctctccaaAGAGACACACACTCACACCATTCATGCTTTTCTCGAGGCTCCACGAAACGACGCCGTCTCCTGGATTTCCAAAGTTAGCTGCTTCTATGGCTTCACTCCTTTGACCACTGTACTTGCAGTCAACTACTTCGACAGGTTCGTCACAAGCCTAACGTTTCAGAGGGACAAGCCATGGATGACTCAGCTCACTGCTCTTGCCTGTTTATCTCTTGCTGCCAAAATGGAAGAGATCCATGTCCCACTTCTCTTAGACCTCCAA gTGGAGGAACCCAAGTTCTTGTTCGAAGCCAAGACTGTTCAGAGAATGGAGCTTCTTGTGTTGTCTACACTCCAATGGAGGATGAACCCTGTCACCCCAATTTCCTTCTTTGAACACATTGTTAGAAGGATTGGTTTGCATTGGGAGTTCTTATGGAGGTGCCAGCGTGTTCTTCTTTCTGTCATTCCCA ATTCAAGGTTCATGGGTTATCTCCCTTCTACATTGGCTGCTGCTACCATGATCCATGTTATTAAAGAGATTGAACCGTTAAATGCAATGGAATACATAAATCAACTCATGGGGTTACTCAAGACTAGTGAG GAACAAGTGAATGAGTGCTACAAACACATAGTGAAACAATTGGTTTTGAATCATGAAGGCATTTACAATGTTTGCCAAAAACGCAAACGGATATCCGAACCAAGTAGCCCCGGGGGTGTAATTGATGCATCATTCAGTTGTGACAGCTCAAATGATTCATGGACAGCAGCATCTTTGATCTCTCCTTCACTATCAATGGAGCCAATGTTTAAGAGGAGCAGAGCTCCGGACCAGCAGATGCGATTCGCCACAGTAAATCGAGTGTCTATCAATGTTATAGATAGTCCTCCTTAA